In Chryseobacterium camelliae, one DNA window encodes the following:
- a CDS encoding MBL fold metallo-hydrolase: MKVEQIYTGCLAQGAYYIVSGNEAAIIDPLREVTPYLERLEKDGVTLKYIFETHFHADFVSGHLDLSKKTGAPIVYGPTAEPDFEAIIAEDNQVFNIGDITIKVLHTPGHTMESSTFLLTDETGTETAIFTGDTLFLGDVGRPDLAQKATNLTQEDLAGILYESLQNKIMPLDDSITVYPAHGAGSACGKNMQKETVDTLGNQKKTNYALNQPDKESFIREVLDGLTAPPKYFGMNVALNKNGYESIDHVMSKGLNPIDPADLEAIAEDTGALILDTRSQGEFHKGFIPNSINIGLKGDFAPWVGNMIVDVQHPIILVVEQGSEQEAITRLSRVGFDNVLGYLQGGFEAWKNSGNEIDEIRRISPAEFAEQFSTDAKVIDVRKLTEYSAEHVENAYNKPLDNISDWAGTIDSSEHFFIHCAGGYRSMIAASILNARGIRNFTEIEGGYNGIKKTEKIPTTSFVCQSKVL, encoded by the coding sequence ATGAAAGTTGAACAAATATATACAGGATGCCTGGCTCAGGGTGCCTATTACATTGTGTCCGGAAATGAAGCAGCCATCATAGACCCTCTGAGGGAAGTAACACCTTATCTGGAACGCCTGGAAAAAGATGGTGTCACGTTAAAGTATATTTTTGAAACCCACTTCCATGCTGATTTTGTTTCGGGACATCTTGATTTAAGTAAGAAAACGGGTGCCCCTATCGTATACGGACCCACAGCCGAACCTGATTTTGAAGCTATTATTGCTGAGGATAACCAGGTTTTCAATATCGGAGATATTACAATCAAAGTGCTGCATACGCCGGGCCATACCATGGAAAGCTCCACATTCCTCCTGACTGATGAAACCGGTACTGAAACAGCCATTTTCACCGGAGATACCCTTTTTCTGGGAGATGTCGGCAGACCTGATCTGGCCCAAAAGGCAACCAACCTTACGCAGGAGGATCTGGCAGGCATACTATACGAAAGCCTTCAGAATAAAATTATGCCGCTTGATGACAGCATTACCGTTTATCCGGCCCATGGAGCGGGTTCTGCATGCGGAAAAAATATGCAGAAAGAGACGGTTGATACTTTAGGCAACCAGAAGAAAACCAATTATGCGCTTAACCAGCCAGACAAAGAATCTTTTATAAGAGAAGTACTGGACGGCCTTACAGCTCCTCCGAAGTATTTCGGAATGAATGTCGCGTTGAACAAAAACGGCTATGAAAGTATTGACCACGTTATGAGCAAAGGACTGAATCCAATTGATCCGGCTGACCTGGAAGCCATCGCTGAAGATACCGGAGCACTGATCCTGGATACGAGAAGTCAGGGAGAGTTTCATAAAGGATTTATTCCCAATTCTATTAACATCGGCTTAAAAGGAGACTTTGCACCCTGGGTAGGAAACATGATTGTGGATGTGCAGCACCCTATCATTCTGGTGGTTGAACAGGGAAGTGAACAGGAAGCCATCACCAGGCTCAGCCGCGTGGGCTTCGATAATGTTCTGGGATACCTTCAGGGCGGTTTCGAAGCCTGGAAGAATTCAGGAAACGAAATCGATGAAATCAGAAGGATTTCCCCGGCCGAATTTGCTGAGCAGTTCAGTACGGACGCCAAGGTTATTGATGTAAGAAAACTGACAGAATATTCAGCAGAGCATGTTGAAAATGCCTATAATAAGCCTTTAGACAACATCAGTGACTGGGCGGGGACCATAGACAGCTCAGAGCATTTCTTCATCCACTGTGCGGGAGGCTATCGCAGCATGATTGCCGCAAGCATACTGAACGCAAGAGGGATCAGGAACTTTACAGAAATAGAAGGCGGATATAACGGAATTAAGAAGACTGAAAAGATTCCGACGACAAGTT